A stretch of the Deinococcus sp. YIM 134068 genome encodes the following:
- a CDS encoding DNA polymerase beta superfamily protein, translating to MTLPPVLPVGTSVVTRLPVSGHPAGAVAVVVRSPLDPDHAYRVRFPDGTEATLNRGGLTVRRHEKNALPHAERDFIPFIQYRCVVGSRAFGLDTEASDTDLRGFYLPPAREHWGLAGVPEQLEFGEEVYWEAGKFVALALKANPNVLEVLHSPLVQTVTPLAQELLDIREALLSRLVYQTYNGYMMGQFKRLEADLRQHGEVRWKHAMHLLRLLLSGIAVLERGEVLVHVGEHRATLLAVKRGEVPWPELERWRLSLHARFDRAYTATTLPERPDYARVEAWLLRARRAALDW from the coding sequence GTGACCCTGCCGCCCGTGCTCCCCGTGGGCACGAGCGTCGTCACGCGCCTGCCCGTGTCGGGACACCCGGCGGGGGCCGTCGCTGTAGTCGTCCGCTCGCCCCTCGACCCCGACCACGCCTACCGCGTCCGCTTTCCCGACGGGACGGAGGCGACCCTGAACCGGGGCGGCCTGACCGTCCGGCGACATGAGAAGAACGCCCTGCCGCACGCCGAGCGCGATTTCATTCCATTCATTCAATACCGCTGCGTGGTCGGTAGCCGGGCTTTTGGCCTCGACACGGAGGCAAGTGACACCGACCTGCGCGGCTTCTACCTGCCCCCGGCGCGCGAGCATTGGGGCCTCGCGGGCGTGCCCGAGCAACTGGAGTTCGGCGAGGAGGTGTACTGGGAGGCGGGAAAGTTCGTCGCCCTCGCGCTGAAGGCTAATCCGAACGTGCTGGAAGTGCTGCACAGCCCCCTCGTACAGACGGTGACACCTCTGGCTCAGGAGTTGCTGGACATCCGCGAGGCGCTCCTGAGCCGCCTCGTCTACCAGACGTACAACGGGTACATGATGGGCCAGTTCAAGCGGCTGGAGGCCGACCTGCGGCAGCACGGCGAGGTCCGCTGGAAACACGCCATGCACCTGCTCCGGCTGCTCCTGAGCGGCATTGCGGTGCTGGAGCGGGGAGAGGTCCTCGTTCATGTGGGCGAACACCGCGCCACCCTCCTCGCCGTCAAGCGGGGCGAGGTGCCCTGGCCCGAGCTGGAACGCTGGCGGCTCTCTCTTCACGCGAGGTTCGACCGCGCGTACACGGCGACGACCCTCCCCGAACGCCCCGACTACGCACGGGTGGAGGCGTGGCTCCTGCGGGCGCGGCGGGCGGCGCTGGACTGGTGA
- a CDS encoding nucleotidyltransferase domain-containing protein: protein MAPAGAAGGAGLVTAMIFPPQLVDAVHAYPHPLVFATVSGAHLYGFPSVDSDWDLRGVHVLPLRDVLGLETPEETHSLERDDGTVELDLVTHDARKFARLLLTRNGYVLEQLLSPLVVHTMPAHADLAALARRCVTRHHAHHYLGFTRNQWEMLEREDVPRVKPLLYAFRTVLTGLHLLRTGEVEANLEVLNAEARLPFLTDLMTLKREGREGEPLPEAPAVYQAEHLRLVRELEEARQTTHLPDAVPDDVARAVSEWVVGVRLSSPAR from the coding sequence GTGGCTCCTGCGGGCGCGGCGGGCGGCGCTGGACTGGTGACGGCGATGATCTTTCCCCCACAACTTGTTGATGCCGTTCACGCCTACCCGCATCCCCTCGTCTTCGCCACGGTCAGCGGCGCGCACCTCTACGGCTTCCCGAGCGTGGATAGCGACTGGGACCTGCGCGGCGTCCACGTCCTTCCCCTGCGGGATGTGCTGGGTCTGGAGACGCCCGAGGAGACGCACAGCCTGGAGCGCGACGACGGGACCGTGGAACTCGACCTCGTGACGCATGACGCGCGCAAGTTCGCCCGGCTGCTCCTCACCCGTAACGGGTACGTGCTGGAGCAACTGCTCTCGCCGCTCGTCGTCCACACGATGCCCGCCCATGCGGACCTCGCCGCCCTCGCCCGGCGGTGCGTGACCCGGCACCACGCGCACCACTATCTCGGCTTCACCCGCAACCAGTGGGAGATGCTGGAGCGGGAGGACGTGCCCCGCGTCAAGCCGCTGCTCTACGCCTTCCGCACCGTGCTGACCGGGCTGCACCTCCTGCGAACGGGGGAGGTGGAGGCGAACCTCGAAGTCCTGAACGCCGAAGCCCGCCTCCCCTTCCTCACCGACCTGATGACGTTGAAGCGGGAGGGGCGGGAGGGCGAGCCTCTGCCCGAAGCTCCAGCCGTATACCAGGCCGAGCATCTGCGCCTCGTGCGGGAGTTGGAGGAGGCGCGGCAGACGACACATCTCCCCGACGCCGTGCCTGACGATGTGGCCCGCGCAGTGAGCGAGTGGGTGGTGGGGGTGCGGCTCAGCTCCCCGGCGCGGTGA
- a CDS encoding PIN domain-containing protein — translation MSPYRGLISFQTLAELSEWALKNCWGARRTQQLLDFLSPFGVIHSNASLSARWAAVRVAAMKAGRPIDSADAWIAATALAVGCPLVTHNAADFAGVPGLSIVTAPGS, via the coding sequence ATCTCCCCGTACAGGGGTCTGATCTCGTTTCAAACGCTGGCGGAGTTGAGCGAGTGGGCGCTCAAGAATTGCTGGGGCGCACGCAGGACCCAACAGCTCCTCGACTTCCTGTCCCCCTTCGGCGTCATTCACTCCAATGCTTCCCTGTCTGCCCGCTGGGCCGCCGTTCGGGTTGCTGCCATGAAGGCAGGCCGCCCCATCGACTCCGCCGATGCCTGGATCGCCGCCACCGCCCTCGCCGTCGGCTGCCCGCTGGTCACGCACAACGCCGCCGACTTCGCGGGCGTACCGGGTCTGAGCATCGTCACCGCGCCGGGGAGCTGA
- a CDS encoding helix-turn-helix domain-containing protein translates to MTGTRHTRWKLGETLGHYGKTPLALARVSGLSKNTVYDIVNGRAKAVTLETLDKLLSGLEELTGVRMTVEDVLHHQTSPTVDAGIDPALQAQLSGARPFDAEELLALVPDWTEEERAENDRFWAEREAEKQAVREALRQVTPRVSKSA, encoded by the coding sequence ATGACCGGGACCCGACACACCCGCTGGAAGTTGGGCGAAACCCTCGGGCACTACGGCAAGACGCCCCTGGCCCTCGCGCGGGTGAGCGGGCTGTCCAAGAACACGGTGTACGACATCGTGAACGGCAGGGCCAAAGCGGTGACGCTGGAGACGTTAGACAAATTGCTGAGCGGATTGGAAGAACTGACCGGCGTGAGAATGACTGTGGAGGACGTGTTGCATCACCAGACCTCTCCCACGGTGGACGCGGGAATCGACCCCGCCCTGCAAGCCCAGCTCTCCGGTGCCCGTCCCTTCGACGCCGAGGAGTTGCTCGCCCTCGTGCCCGACTGGACCGAAGAGGAACGCGCCGAGAATGACCGCTTCTGGGCTGAGCGGGAGGCCGAGAAGCAGGCCGTTCGTGAGGCTCTGCGTCAGGTCACTCCTCGCGTCAGCAAGTCCGCGTGA